A stretch of the Thermofilum adornatum genome encodes the following:
- a CDS encoding CehA/McbA family metallohydrolase: MSISRLDLRGTISPQDKEKSDFLLIPMDVPSGVKSIVIEYSYRAKDTGVCEIDIGLFSPGRVDFPAEPEAFRGWSGTAKKKIVVGERYATPGYLPGEVKPGTWHIVLGLYKVPSCGCDYAISVDMRGFEEEYTYRRTTSTSVPYGGVRWYKGDLHTHSVHSDGDAEVWEIAEKAREKGLDFVALTDHNTISHVRECLEIGGPVKIFPGMEITTYYGHMNLFGVRKWIDFRARTESDMTKIIELAEKYGYIASINHPKPDYPWLLGNWEKVWVMEAWQTMWEYFNYLSLRKYVELLSSGRNVVAIGGSDAHKIRHEEGIPRLGEPTTLLYMESLTEEAFLDAIRQGRVVITSGPNGPLIEYEAEGNGKRAGIKTTRIIARADKLRVKVEGGNNSLLLFLTARGPIKVDLIEDNLYTKDIPIMLTTEDVFALPLLMDPDYPTDDPLSEEAVVKAMANPLLLKETR; this comes from the coding sequence GTGAGCATATCTCGTCTAGATTTAAGGGGGACTATTAGCCCCCAGGACAAGGAAAAGAGCGACTTCCTGCTTATACCTATGGATGTCCCTTCTGGCGTAAAGTCCATCGTAATAGAGTACAGCTACAGGGCAAAAGACACTGGGGTATGCGAAATAGACATCGGCCTGTTTTCTCCTGGCAGGGTAGACTTCCCTGCTGAGCCAGAAGCCTTTAGGGGGTGGAGCGGGACAGCAAAAAAGAAGATAGTAGTTGGGGAACGCTATGCTACTCCTGGCTACCTTCCCGGCGAGGTAAAGCCTGGAACGTGGCACATTGTCCTTGGGCTTTACAAGGTTCCGTCATGTGGCTGCGACTACGCTATTTCCGTGGATATGAGGGGCTTCGAGGAGGAATATACATACAGGAGAACAACAAGCACATCCGTTCCGTATGGTGGAGTAAGGTGGTACAAGGGAGACCTTCACACGCACTCGGTTCACAGTGATGGGGATGCTGAGGTCTGGGAGATAGCTGAAAAGGCCCGCGAGAAGGGTCTAGACTTTGTCGCACTTACGGATCACAATACTATCAGCCACGTGCGGGAATGCCTGGAAATTGGGGGGCCGGTGAAAATCTTTCCCGGGATGGAGATAACCACGTATTATGGGCACATGAACCTGTTTGGTGTGCGGAAATGGATAGACTTCCGCGCGAGAACTGAGAGTGATATGACCAAGATAATAGAGCTGGCCGAGAAGTATGGCTACATCGCGTCAATCAATCACCCAAAGCCGGACTATCCTTGGCTGTTGGGGAACTGGGAAAAAGTCTGGGTGATGGAGGCTTGGCAGACAATGTGGGAGTACTTTAACTATCTCTCCCTGAGGAAGTACGTCGAGCTTCTTAGTAGCGGTAGAAACGTGGTCGCTATTGGTGGGAGCGATGCCCACAAGATAAGGCACGAGGAGGGGATCCCCAGGCTGGGCGAGCCGACAACATTGTTATACATGGAGAGCTTGACGGAGGAGGCATTCCTCGATGCGATCAGGCAGGGAAGAGTGGTAATAACAAGCGGGCCTAATGGACCCCTGATTGAGTACGAGGCCGAGGGCAACGGCAAACGGGCAGGCATAAAGACCACGAGGATAATAGCCAGAGCTGACAAGCTAAGAGTAAAGGTTGAGGGAGGCAACAACTCTCTACTCTTATTTCTTACAGCCAGGGGGCCAATCAAGGTCGACCTAATAGAAGACAACTTGTATACGAAAGATATACCAATAATGCTCACAACTGAAGATGTTTTCGCCCTGCCCCTACTCATGGACCCAGACTATCCCACCGACGACCCTCTGTCAGAAGAGGCAGTCGTCAAGGCAATGGCAAACCCACTCCTATTAAAGGAAACTCGTTAG
- a CDS encoding alpha/beta hydrolase — MSEESIRLSTGLSTIYRKWIPQGDPKAIIVGVHGFAEHTGRYHNLGNFLAQNGYALYMYDLRGHGKSQGEKGYIDKFENFVEDTVAFFESVKTFFPNKKVFLLGHSMGGLIAVHTASVLGDKINGLITSGAAVQLEASTRDRIMVSLMSKMAPKSRVKLPVKVECLSTDPEVGKRYIEDPLVLKEVTMKLLFEFSRGVLGARDAIQKIRVPALVMHGSRDCLVPVEASKMLFEGLGVQDKTLKIYDGMLHEIFNEVEKEKVFRDLADWLNKHV, encoded by the coding sequence GTGAGCGAGGAAAGCATCCGTTTATCCACAGGTCTTTCTACGATCTACAGGAAGTGGATTCCCCAGGGAGACCCGAAGGCGATCATAGTTGGTGTACACGGCTTCGCAGAGCATACGGGCCGCTACCATAATCTTGGAAACTTTCTAGCACAAAACGGGTACGCGCTCTACATGTATGACTTACGGGGCCACGGCAAAAGCCAAGGAGAAAAAGGCTACATCGACAAATTCGAAAACTTTGTAGAAGACACCGTCGCATTTTTTGAGAGTGTTAAGACATTTTTCCCAAACAAGAAGGTATTCCTCCTTGGACACAGCATGGGCGGCCTCATAGCTGTTCATACCGCCAGCGTTCTAGGAGACAAAATAAACGGGCTGATAACGAGCGGCGCCGCTGTCCAGCTGGAGGCATCTACCAGGGACAGAATAATGGTCTCGTTGATGAGCAAGATGGCTCCAAAGTCTAGGGTGAAGTTGCCCGTTAAGGTTGAGTGCCTGTCAACGGATCCAGAGGTGGGCAAGAGGTACATTGAGGACCCCCTTGTACTAAAAGAGGTGACGATGAAGCTTCTATTCGAGTTTTCCCGCGGGGTCTTGGGTGCCAGGGATGCCATTCAAAAGATAAGGGTCCCGGCGCTTGTGATGCATGGGTCTAGGGACTGCCTTGTCCCTGTTGAGGCTTCTAAGATGCTTTTTGAGGGGCTAGGCGTACAGGACAAGACCCTAAAGATTTATGATGGTATGCTACACGAGATCTTCAACGAAGTTGAGAAGGAAAAAGTGTTCAGGGATCTGGCTGACTGGCTGAACAAGCATGTGTAA
- a CDS encoding CD3072 family TudS-related putative desulfidase — translation MSMGDARGMKIAVVAHCILNQNTVAPGLASHKGTVESLVKLLVDKGYGIVQLPCPEATYLGMNRWWMTKNQYDTPNYRAHCRHILEPTLTLLQELTGKGAQYIVIGIKGSPSCGIYTTTKGEWRGDPSTATGTQTTKASEPGLFMEELFAQIKSKGIKEPTKVLEISHEEISKKGLPKEIANQL, via the coding sequence ATGTCCATGGGAGACGCTAGAGGAATGAAGATAGCAGTCGTAGCGCACTGCATACTAAACCAGAACACCGTGGCCCCAGGTCTAGCCAGCCACAAGGGAACAGTCGAATCACTAGTAAAGCTACTCGTAGACAAGGGATACGGCATAGTACAGCTACCCTGCCCAGAAGCAACATACCTAGGCATGAACCGCTGGTGGATGACCAAAAACCAGTACGACACACCAAACTACAGGGCACACTGCAGACACATCCTAGAGCCAACACTAACCCTACTCCAGGAGCTCACAGGCAAGGGCGCCCAGTACATCGTCATAGGCATAAAGGGAAGCCCCTCCTGCGGAATATACACAACAACCAAGGGCGAGTGGCGCGGCGACCCATCGACAGCAACAGGCACACAGACAACAAAGGCGAGCGAACCTGGCCTATTCATGGAGGAACTATTCGCACAGATCAAGTCGAAAGGAATAAAGGAGCCCACCAAGGTACTCGAAATAAGCCACGAAGAAATAAGCAAAAAAGGACTACCAAAAGAAATAGCCAACCAGCTGTAA
- a CDS encoding aldehyde ferredoxin oxidoreductase family protein: MNIPGYNGKILEVDLSRDKDRVIELDEETAYKFIGGRGLAAYILWKELGHKWEQVDPLGPENLLLFLTGPLTGYYPGVKLAVSGKSPQTNGVVGSVVSSELAIELRAAGYDGLIVKGASKDPVYIYIEGEKVEVRSAEHLWGLRGRETFQKLFSEVWGELKRKNLAHVGLTKEPSFVYIGPAGENMVRTAAVMAKLTHAAGYGGYGAVMGSKKLKAVVAKGFGPMPPAKHPEWVKLLVREAWNRLNQNIFWKQWGTSSGGYEVANLTSSEPIRNWQEEWHDARTMGVNNYEAHWVKRYWGDYGCPSTCMKISRLIGGKYNGTVTDGPDYELQAYLGPNLGVFEPRGNIYLSSLADDLGLCGIQTGNVAGFAAELCEKGILTREEVGFDLKWGDTEAFARLLEAIAYRKGIGDILAEGVARAADKLSKLKGQDLSRYAVHVKGIGIGAHGARSGKDFPQAFTYAVGVQGGDHTSPPRLPVEKAWGEFTAAFEDSAVICSFNAVDDLPYQFLTAITGWEISSEKWFREHARRIVSLQRVLLLLGGPDLYWDPRIHDDNPPRFYEPLPSGPFKGKAVDRTELEKQKKEYFDYLGWDQYGIPRDETLKELGISELSEATRRIRNRLKLE; this comes from the coding sequence ATGAACATACCCGGCTATAACGGGAAAATACTAGAGGTAGACCTCTCAAGAGACAAAGACAGGGTAATAGAGCTCGACGAAGAGACAGCCTACAAGTTCATAGGGGGCAGGGGCCTAGCTGCGTACATCCTCTGGAAAGAGCTCGGGCACAAGTGGGAACAAGTGGACCCGCTGGGGCCCGAAAACCTCCTACTATTCCTGACAGGTCCCCTGACCGGCTACTATCCAGGCGTAAAGCTCGCTGTCTCGGGCAAGTCTCCTCAGACAAACGGCGTCGTGGGCTCTGTAGTGTCAAGCGAGCTTGCAATCGAGCTACGGGCCGCAGGCTACGACGGCCTCATAGTAAAGGGAGCCTCGAAGGACCCCGTATACATCTATATAGAGGGAGAAAAGGTCGAGGTTAGGTCTGCAGAGCACCTATGGGGCCTCAGGGGCAGGGAAACGTTCCAGAAGCTCTTCAGCGAGGTCTGGGGCGAGCTCAAGAGGAAAAACCTTGCCCACGTGGGCTTGACAAAGGAGCCCTCCTTCGTCTACATAGGGCCAGCCGGAGAAAATATGGTCAGGACAGCCGCTGTAATGGCAAAGCTTACACATGCAGCGGGCTACGGCGGGTACGGGGCTGTAATGGGGTCCAAGAAGCTCAAGGCCGTGGTAGCCAAGGGCTTTGGGCCCATGCCGCCGGCCAAGCACCCAGAATGGGTAAAGCTACTGGTAAGGGAGGCGTGGAACAGGCTGAACCAGAACATTTTCTGGAAACAGTGGGGGACAAGCAGCGGTGGATACGAGGTAGCAAACCTTACGAGTAGCGAGCCGATAAGGAACTGGCAGGAAGAGTGGCACGATGCCAGGACAATGGGCGTAAACAACTATGAGGCACACTGGGTCAAGAGGTACTGGGGAGACTATGGCTGCCCATCAACATGTATGAAGATCTCGAGGCTAATCGGTGGGAAATACAATGGTACAGTTACGGACGGGCCGGACTACGAGCTACAGGCGTACCTAGGCCCCAACCTCGGCGTCTTCGAGCCTAGGGGAAACATATACCTCTCGAGCCTAGCAGACGACCTAGGCCTGTGCGGCATACAGACAGGAAACGTTGCCGGCTTCGCCGCCGAGCTATGCGAGAAGGGGATCCTCACAAGGGAAGAGGTAGGCTTCGACCTGAAATGGGGAGACACCGAGGCGTTCGCAAGGCTACTCGAGGCAATAGCCTACAGGAAGGGCATAGGAGATATACTAGCAGAGGGAGTAGCAAGGGCCGCAGACAAGCTGAGCAAATTAAAGGGACAAGACCTGTCGCGCTACGCCGTACACGTAAAGGGTATAGGCATAGGTGCCCACGGCGCGAGGAGCGGAAAAGACTTCCCACAGGCTTTTACCTATGCTGTAGGCGTACAGGGAGGAGACCACACAAGCCCGCCAAGGTTGCCAGTAGAGAAGGCTTGGGGCGAGTTCACAGCTGCATTTGAGGACTCCGCGGTCATATGCTCCTTCAACGCCGTAGACGACCTGCCATACCAATTCCTGACAGCAATAACAGGCTGGGAAATCTCTAGCGAAAAATGGTTCAGGGAGCACGCCAGGAGAATAGTTTCCCTCCAGAGAGTGTTACTCCTCCTCGGAGGGCCAGACCTCTATTGGGACCCCAGGATACACGACGACAACCCGCCCAGGTTCTACGAGCCACTTCCGTCTGGGCCATTCAAGGGCAAGGCAGTGGATAGGACAGAGCTCGAGAAACAGAAAAAAGAGTACTTCGACTACCTTGGCTGGGACCAGTACGGCATACCTCGGGACGAGACACTAAAAGAGCTCGGGATAAGCGAGCTCTCAGAGGCAACTAGGCGCATAAGGAACAGGCTAAAGCTAGAGTAG
- a CDS encoding 4Fe-4S dicluster domain-containing protein, with protein MSRQPIFILRDPLKCSGCRLCEVACSLKHEGTVWPEASRIRVFEFFPGVDVPHLCTQCRDYPCVKACKYSALRVDDSTGAVLVDEEKCTGCGDCVRACPGKVMRLHPKTRKALVCDLCGGEPECVKACQEAGYGALRVVPYRSVSFKIYSTLPEAVAQRLYETMYGGEK; from the coding sequence GTGTCAAGGCAACCTATCTTTATTCTACGTGACCCACTAAAATGCTCAGGCTGCAGGCTCTGCGAAGTTGCATGTAGCCTAAAACACGAGGGAACAGTCTGGCCAGAGGCAAGCAGAATAAGGGTATTCGAGTTCTTCCCAGGAGTAGACGTCCCACACCTCTGCACACAGTGCAGGGACTATCCATGCGTGAAGGCATGCAAGTACTCAGCCCTGAGGGTAGACGACTCTACTGGGGCAGTGCTAGTCGACGAGGAGAAATGCACGGGCTGTGGAGATTGTGTACGTGCATGCCCGGGAAAGGTCATGAGGCTACACCCGAAGACGAGAAAGGCACTTGTATGCGACCTCTGCGGGGGCGAGCCAGAATGCGTAAAGGCTTGCCAAGAAGCGGGCTACGGGGCCCTGAGGGTCGTGCCCTACCGGAGCGTATCCTTCAAGATATACTCTACCCTGCCCGAGGCCGTAGCACAAAGGCTCTACGAGACAATGTATGGTGGTGAGAAATGA
- a CDS encoding nucleotidyl transferase AbiEii/AbiGii toxin family protein encodes MLKPISVRLDEPLYGIPIVYLWGLDLKEALAEKLRAFYVRKSPRDLYDAWFLIHRGISIDLGLLEAKLQFYNLSFSTEEFFSAVTQIEDSWRAEMEPLIIGSLPSISEVKNTFLQVLGK; translated from the coding sequence TTGCTAAAACCTATAAGTGTCAGGCTGGACGAGCCCCTATATGGCATACCCATTGTATACCTTTGGGGCCTAGACCTAAAAGAGGCACTGGCAGAAAAGTTGAGGGCCTTCTACGTGAGGAAAAGCCCACGAGACCTCTACGACGCATGGTTCCTCATACACAGAGGCATCAGCATAGACTTGGGGCTACTTGAAGCAAAGCTACAGTTCTACAACCTCAGTTTTAGCACAGAAGAATTCTTCTCAGCAGTCACACAGATAGAAGACAGCTGGAGAGCAGAGATGGAACCGTTAATCATTGGCTCACTGCCCAGCATCTCAGAGGTCAAAAACACATTTTTACAGGTGCTCGGCAAATAA
- a CDS encoding formate dehydrogenase accessory sulfurtransferase FdhD, giving the protein MCSPNNIEELAYGFLAERSSKPKSPTQIRIENGKIKVDEELVEAVFTRREARFPVEKIISAVEALYTRGSAFRETGAFHCALCFMPSGEVLFHVEDVSRHCAVDKCIGFLAKSNIEPSAVGFAVSCRLTKSIVEKLASVGVRLVASKAAPTLQGIQVAEQNGITLIGFARNNRFNIYTHPERIIF; this is encoded by the coding sequence ATGTGTTCTCCAAATAATATAGAGGAGCTGGCCTACGGCTTCCTAGCAGAGCGGAGCTCAAAGCCTAAGTCTCCTACACAAATAAGGATTGAGAATGGAAAGATAAAGGTGGATGAAGAGCTGGTTGAGGCGGTCTTCACGAGGAGGGAAGCCAGGTTCCCTGTCGAAAAGATAATTTCTGCTGTCGAGGCTTTGTACACTAGGGGTTCGGCTTTTCGGGAAACGGGGGCTTTTCACTGTGCGCTTTGCTTTATGCCAAGCGGCGAAGTATTGTTCCATGTTGAGGACGTTAGCAGGCACTGTGCCGTGGACAAGTGTATAGGGTTCCTGGCAAAGTCAAATATTGAACCCTCAGCTGTGGGATTTGCCGTGTCCTGTAGGCTCACAAAGAGCATCGTCGAGAAGCTTGCCTCGGTGGGGGTAAGGCTTGTAGCATCAAAGGCGGCTCCCACCCTTCAGGGAATACAGGTCGCCGAGCAGAACGGTATAACTCTGATAGGCTTCGCTAGGAATAATAGGTTCAACATTTATACGCATCCAGAAAGAATAATTTTTTGA
- a CDS encoding ABC transporter ATP-binding protein: MSEIIRLEEVWKIYGKPPSETIALGGVSLTVRKGEFFAIVGPSGSGKTTMLHLIGGLDRPTRGKIYVDGTELTAIRSDSELSRYRNKTVGFVFQLFYLIPRLNVLENVELPLVKRGMPKAERRRLALEALRTVGIEMLAYKYPTQLSGGEQQRVAIARAIVGSPRVLLADEPTGNLDAANSQIVMDLFKRLNRELGMTIIMVTHNLELIWNCDRVARMYSGKLLGIYTPEKYSELIASFVKKGQQET; encoded by the coding sequence ATGAGTGAAATTATCAGGCTCGAGGAAGTCTGGAAGATCTACGGTAAACCACCTAGCGAGACAATAGCGCTGGGAGGAGTCTCGCTGACAGTCAGGAAGGGCGAGTTCTTCGCAATAGTTGGTCCAAGCGGTAGCGGGAAGACAACTATGTTGCACTTGATTGGGGGCCTAGACAGGCCCACGAGGGGCAAGATATATGTCGACGGTACAGAGCTGACGGCAATAAGGAGCGACTCTGAGCTGAGCAGGTACAGGAACAAGACTGTTGGCTTCGTATTCCAGCTTTTCTACCTTATACCTAGGCTGAACGTCCTCGAAAATGTAGAGCTACCACTAGTGAAGCGCGGTATGCCTAAGGCCGAGAGGAGGAGGCTAGCCCTGGAAGCGCTGAGGACAGTCGGGATAGAGATGCTTGCATACAAGTACCCAACACAGCTAAGCGGTGGAGAACAACAAAGAGTAGCAATTGCTAGAGCCATCGTTGGTAGCCCAAGGGTTTTGCTAGCGGACGAGCCGACAGGGAACCTCGACGCGGCGAACAGCCAAATAGTTATGGATCTCTTCAAGAGGCTTAACCGAGAGCTAGGAATGACAATAATAATGGTTACCCACAACCTCGAGCTTATATGGAACTGTGACAGAGTTGCCCGGATGTATAGTGGGAAACTCTTGGGCATCTATACTCCTGAAAAGTACAGCGAGCTCATAGCCAGCTTTGTCAAGAAAGGCCAGCAAGAAACCTAG
- a CDS encoding ABC transporter permease: MNLSDYFYISYTSIKEKKGRAVGAVLGVLIAVLALSLALGVGESFQKAFVEQLQSTIAADSVFVIGGPTGLTDADIAYFKSIPGVRNAHGILMASGTVYTEKGEQQVSIVAVDPDFLPRYLGVSDMRKAVAEGESFPKGLGVLASYNLWMDPGTGRKLLDVGSTLTVRVSGKTIQLFVTGLLEQTSSSMSMGHEFQTATIYMDPDAYFTFIGKTRNYPVAIVLVDDLNRLDAITENIRALAPPGARIISAAAMVKQFTMLVGALQAFVAIISAVGMGVTALWIFDSTTISVTQRTKEIGILKALGYTSRDILIIFLLETAIVSSIGVFIGLSLAYMASNFMKVSAFGIVISPVLSLNTILLAALLPLASNVLAAFIPARRGASLNPVEALRYE; encoded by the coding sequence ATGAACCTGTCTGACTATTTCTATATTTCCTATACAAGCATCAAGGAAAAGAAGGGAAGAGCCGTAGGAGCCGTTCTCGGAGTACTTATAGCCGTTCTTGCCCTAAGCCTCGCTCTAGGGGTTGGGGAAAGCTTCCAGAAAGCATTTGTCGAGCAGCTACAGTCAACCATAGCGGCAGATAGTGTATTTGTTATAGGTGGACCAACCGGGTTAACAGATGCAGACATAGCCTACTTCAAAAGCATACCTGGCGTTAGGAACGCACATGGCATCCTCATGGCTTCTGGAACTGTTTATACCGAGAAAGGGGAGCAACAAGTAAGCATAGTAGCTGTAGATCCAGACTTCTTGCCGAGATACCTCGGCGTGTCAGACATGAGGAAAGCTGTAGCTGAGGGCGAATCCTTTCCAAAAGGGCTGGGGGTCTTAGCCTCATATAACCTTTGGATGGACCCGGGAACCGGCAGGAAGCTACTTGATGTCGGGTCGACTCTTACAGTGAGGGTTAGCGGAAAAACGATCCAGCTGTTTGTCACAGGCCTCCTTGAACAGACAAGCTCCTCCATGTCTATGGGGCACGAGTTCCAGACAGCAACAATCTACATGGACCCCGACGCTTACTTCACGTTTATAGGTAAAACGAGGAACTATCCAGTAGCCATAGTCCTAGTAGATGACCTCAACAGGCTAGACGCGATCACCGAGAACATTAGGGCTCTGGCTCCGCCAGGTGCAAGAATCATCTCTGCCGCGGCCATGGTGAAACAGTTTACCATGCTTGTAGGCGCGCTACAAGCATTTGTTGCAATTATATCTGCGGTTGGGATGGGCGTGACGGCGCTCTGGATCTTTGACAGCACGACGATAAGCGTGACCCAGAGGACAAAGGAAATAGGCATCCTCAAGGCGCTTGGATATACAAGCAGAGACATCTTGATAATTTTCCTTCTAGAGACTGCAATCGTCTCCTCGATAGGCGTGTTCATCGGCCTTTCCCTTGCCTATATGGCTTCCAACTTCATGAAGGTCTCTGCATTCGGAATAGTAATTTCCCCCGTCTTGTCTCTGAACACCATTCTGCTGGCCGCCCTTCTACCACTTGCTTCAAATGTTTTGGCGGCATTCATACCTGCAAGGAGGGGCGCTTCGCTGAACCCTGTAGAGGCGTTGAGGTATGAGTGA
- a CDS encoding COG1361 S-layer family protein: protein MWTLKNKNRFAAIATAVLLVISVSTFSQPVTKGTLGSKVVVFTLEGINVLDSSYPASVVQVTVSYFGTYTLLGSSMQLKITCGNSTYTTDPVSLGSWRPSTQKIATFTVDTTKLSSNCQSEIVISWSDSWDDSLKMNTGYGGTTSLDTTLTACWGEQLQVSLNPQPTYLSSVNPVFLTVVNSGQSSVDNLVITIIPQGSLLLNTSIPTVLEVGRLDPGMKKSLPLQIIPQSNFPSLAVTLSYTDCMGNKKTSSLQIPFYATTGQSILVVPEPSVLASGQASNVNLKVINAGNVPIKNLNIILSLQKSPLSISPAMLSIGDLRPGEVKTIPISVSVPTTASSSETVSYQALYTVEGGGVVNTAGTFSFYIAQTSRVTITSTDIVPQSPQVGGNVIVAVGLINDGSFPVYGVNVSATASQGLAPLRSTYTYLGQLNPQVLTSLPFSFKATLEGVQEVKFIVTYRDAYGRVMNTERTVLINVSPATTSSSTQQASNFRDNSLLIALTLIIIVAVAFAAYRRRAKK, encoded by the coding sequence ATGTGGACGCTTAAAAACAAAAACAGATTTGCTGCCATAGCCACTGCCGTGCTTCTCGTTATCTCCGTCTCAACTTTTTCTCAACCGGTGACCAAGGGTACCCTCGGGAGCAAGGTCGTTGTCTTTACCTTGGAAGGCATCAATGTACTGGACAGTAGCTATCCCGCCAGCGTTGTACAGGTAACAGTCTCGTATTTTGGAACATATACCTTGCTAGGCTCATCCATGCAACTAAAGATTACCTGCGGCAACTCTACATATACAACGGACCCCGTTAGCTTGGGTTCCTGGCGTCCATCAACACAGAAAATTGCTACCTTCACAGTGGACACAACCAAGCTAAGTTCCAATTGCCAGAGCGAAATAGTTATTTCCTGGAGCGACTCGTGGGACGATTCCCTAAAAATGAATACAGGATACGGTGGGACAACATCTCTAGACACGACTCTCACGGCTTGCTGGGGAGAACAGCTACAGGTCTCCCTGAATCCACAGCCCACGTATTTGTCCTCTGTTAACCCTGTCTTCCTAACGGTCGTGAACAGTGGACAAAGTAGCGTTGACAATTTAGTGATTACGATTATTCCCCAAGGCTCCCTACTGCTTAACACGTCGATACCCACGGTACTAGAGGTTGGCCGGCTAGATCCCGGCATGAAAAAGAGCCTGCCCCTACAAATTATTCCTCAAAGCAACTTTCCATCTCTAGCAGTAACACTCAGCTACACTGACTGTATGGGAAACAAGAAGACATCTTCCCTCCAAATCCCATTCTATGCAACAACAGGCCAAAGCATACTCGTAGTCCCCGAGCCGTCTGTCCTCGCTTCGGGCCAGGCCTCCAACGTCAACCTAAAGGTGATAAATGCTGGAAACGTTCCAATAAAGAACCTTAACATTATACTGAGCCTCCAAAAAAGCCCGCTAAGCATTTCTCCGGCAATGCTCAGCATCGGTGATCTCCGGCCAGGAGAAGTAAAAACAATACCGATTTCCGTGTCTGTCCCAACGACGGCCTCAAGCAGCGAGACTGTCTCGTACCAGGCCCTATACACTGTTGAAGGCGGCGGAGTCGTAAATACGGCTGGAACATTCTCCTTCTATATTGCACAAACCTCTAGGGTAACAATAACTTCGACAGACATTGTGCCACAGAGCCCGCAGGTAGGGGGAAACGTCATTGTCGCAGTGGGACTCATAAACGACGGCTCTTTCCCAGTATACGGAGTAAACGTTTCTGCAACGGCATCTCAGGGACTAGCACCTCTAAGGTCAACCTACACGTATCTGGGACAGCTCAATCCACAGGTCTTAACGTCTCTACCATTCAGCTTCAAGGCTACACTGGAAGGAGTCCAGGAGGTAAAATTCATTGTAACATACAGGGATGCCTATGGCAGAGTCATGAACACCGAAAGAACAGTCTTAATAAATGTCTCCCCGGCTACAACAAGTAGCTCTACTCAGCAAGCCTCCAATTTCAGAGACAATTCTTTACTCATAGCCCTTACACTAATAATCATTGTAGCGGTTGCATTTGCCGCATATAGGAGAAGGGCTAAAAAGTAG
- a CDS encoding PadR family transcriptional regulator: MTGIEIIEEIEAMTLGFWKPSPGAVYPTLKLLEKNGLVRHEEKGWQKVYYLTDKGRLELEKMCMPGQPETLEDVLSIIEGYVEYLKESGLALKVSAESREKLKKIVEELAKLSSSAQ; this comes from the coding sequence ATGACAGGAATCGAGATAATCGAAGAAATAGAAGCAATGACGCTTGGCTTCTGGAAACCTTCTCCTGGAGCCGTATATCCAACACTAAAGCTCCTAGAAAAGAATGGGCTTGTGAGGCACGAGGAGAAGGGATGGCAAAAGGTCTACTATTTGACAGACAAGGGAAGACTAGAGCTCGAGAAGATGTGCATGCCTGGGCAACCTGAGACATTGGAGGATGTCTTGAGTATAATAGAGGGCTACGTTGAATACCTCAAGGAGTCAGGTTTGGCACTGAAGGTATCGGCCGAGTCGAGAGAAAAACTAAAGAAAATAGTTGAAGAACTTGCTAAGCTTTCGTCTTCTGCGCAGTAA